The DNA sequence ttttaaatcaataataagaaagtacccaattaatataaaattctctaaaaatattttctcgaataaataaaataaatcataaataatttattaattaatttttcaaaaaaatctgcGATCTTACAGGAGACAGAGAtattggtggtggtggttggtggtGGCACCGGTGGTTGCAGCGAGGGAGATGGATGAGAGGATGGGCAATGGTTGGGAAGAAAAGCGGAGGTGTTGGAATGGAATAAAGTTGGGAAGAAAGGTGGAGGCGTTGGAATGGATTAGACCGTGTGCCAAACACGGTTAGGAATAGGGggtaaaattgaaaacaaaaagttGATTATTGGTAGATtatcaaaaaaattaacaaaaagaatATAATTGAAGCATATTTAAAAcattaaagataaaattgaaataaattaaaatttaaaggtatttttgaaacgtttcaaaaattttagggacaaaaaatatacttaccctttatttattaattatgtttagatataataatataaaaatatatttttgtttatttattttgtaaaaaatattttttttaaaaaaatctcttaaaaaatatgaattataatttttaaaaaaatatttttttatttttttaatatttttatttttttattaaaaaaatatgttttttatcaacttaataaTATAAGAGTGGCAATGGATAGGATAGAGTAGAGTTTGGAACCAATCTTAATCCTACTCGCCGGTTAAGATTTTTTTATAAACTCAACCTTACCTTACTCGcgggttgagaatatctcaaCCTTAACTCTACCGTTCTTAACCCGCGGGTTACAAAAAAgatgcaatattattatataatttgatgataatttaaaatagaactgacttttatgtaaaaaaaaagtattaaattatcaattaataatatTCTTTTAGTAGCTAAAGATCTTTTATATTCAAAGAGAGATCTTTCGTTTAGTACTTGTTTGAgtgtcattattttgataaaaaaatatttgaaaaaaatattttttttattttttagcgtgtttgggtttgtttgggtgaacttctaagaaaagatcttttttcgatttatcttttttttaaaagatgttttgaaaaaataaaagtaattttatgtttggatatctaatgcaaaaagatctttttatttatcaattatgtttgggtataacaatataaaagtacttttaagtttatttattacataaaaaacatcttttttttaagaaaaaaagatcttttaaaaaaatatgtaaattacagcttctcaaagtgcttgtttgggcgccattatattgataaaaaaagatcttttttcaatgaaaaaaatcttttttttattttttagcgtgtttggcaaatttctagtagtaaaagtaaaagtattagaaaaataaaaaaaatatcttttttgagaagttgtaatttacatatttttttcttaaaaaaaaagatatttttcatataataaataaacaaaaaagtatttttatattgttatacccaaacataattaatagataaaaatatctttttgcataagatacccaaacataaaattacttttatttttccataaggtcttttaaaaaaaatataacttgaaaaaagatattttcttagaAGCTTAGCAAAACAAGcccaaaaaatatgtttttttttttttttatttttcgagtgtttttacttttactattagaaatttgccaaacatactaaaaaataaaaaaaatctttttattgaaaaaaaatcttttttttaatcaaaataatggCACCCAAACAAGCACTTTGTCAAATTTCTAGTAggaaaagtaaaagcactagaaaaataaaaaaaatatatcttttttgagaagatgtaatttacatctttttttaaaaagtctttttttcttaaagaaagatgtttttcatgtaataaataaataaaaatatacttttatattattatactcaaacataattaatagataaaaaattcttttgtatgatatacccaaacataaattatttttattttttcataaaatcttttaaaaaaagataactcaaaaaaagattttttcttAACAACCACTTAAAACATAcatttatacaaatatataagggataagtatgattttggtccccaacgtagagGCCGAAAATCGATTTCGTCTCCgaccttttttttgcttcaaaatggtccccaaggtttcagtttgttttaaaatcgtcctttttaccaattttatttttttattactaaattactccttattaaaaaattataaaataaaataaatataaaaaataaaaaaaaaagaaagaaagggatacagagaaggGGGAGAGAAAGGTAGGGGTGGGGGGCGCGAGAAACGGGGAAGGAGGGAAGGGAagggaagaagggggaaggaaaGCCGCCGTCCCGCTGCCGCCGTCCTACCGTCTCGCCGCCGCCGCCGCTGCCGCTGCCTCTCTCCTCTCTAGAGCAACCACGATCCTCTCCCTTCCTTCTCTCCTTCCCTGTCTCGGATCTCCTCGAACCAGATCTCACCGCCAGCGAGCCTCCCTGCTTCACCACCGCCAGTGAGCCTCTCTGCTTTCCCTCCTTCAGTCCTTGTCGCAGAAGGAATCAGAGCCACCACTGTCTGTTACCCTCCCTCCAGCCCCTTCCCGTCATGCCCAGACCGCTGGCGCTCCACCACTGCCTCCCCTGTCCCcctcttttctgttttctattttcataaTTCAGGTTATCATTTTGCTTTCAATTTCTGTTTTTGGTTGGTGTTAATTCCTTGATTTGATTCTGGGTTAGTTTAGCtggattttaattttctgttagttgattttaggttattgaattgctgaaagttgctgctgaattgttgttgttgttgttgttgttgaattagcTTAGATTTGATAGAATTAGCTTAGATTCTGTTAATGGTTAATTGTATACAAGATCCatggttgttgttgttcttcttctgcatctggttgttgttgtttcattattttttgctGTTCTTCCGCTTCTGGTTGAGCTTGTTGTTATCCATTGTTACATGTTTTTGTTTCTGCATTTGTGTATCTGCTTCTGCTGCAATAAGTTAATGTTGAGAAAGAAGATGtgtgttgaggaagaagaggggtATTTTCGTCTGAagaacgattttaaaataaactgaaactttggagactattttaaagaaaaaaaaagtcagGGACGAAATCGATTTTCGACCTCTACATTgaagaccaaaatcatacttatcccaatatatatatatatatatatatatacctctaaagtttgaatttcactttaaagagtaaagtgtgatctctcaccattaattttataggtgggaccaataataaatatgaaagagaaactattcaatggtagaagatcatactttactctctaaagtaaaattcaaactttagaggatctaaatcctaTAAAATGCGAGTTGAATAAAATTGAGCTTAATCCGCACCTAAAAATCCTATTCACACATCCTATTCACACCCTATCCTAATTATTTATGCGGATCGAATTGACAATCGCACCCTTCCTCGGGTGCATGTTGCCACCCCTAAATAACATCCACCAAAGCTAGTATGTAGGTTCTTCTGGAAGGTATTAGACGCACACCATACAAGGGGTGGGAATAGAAGATTCAGATCTCAAGTCTCAACGGCCAACGCCCCTCTATTTAAAGGAATGCACCGCTTTCAACGTTCCAATTGCTTGTAGCATTGAAACTCCTCTCATTTCGCGCTACCTTCTACAATCTTTCGCGTATTCTTACTTGCCTTCGCACATTGTTAGTTCTCTCTCTGGTATATTCTACGGAAATTAACTATGATGTATgaataatcttttattttaattttagtttttgatGGTTATTCTGGATTGGATCTGAAACTTTGAATCTTTGCAGTGCTGGTCCTGCCCTAATTTCTGGGAACGAAAAAGCAATAGCATTTTCAGTTAACATTgttggttattattattattattattattatctatttcCCAGATTCTTTTAGTTTTGATGATGGCGTTTGGATTTAATTAATCTCATACGCGTTTGGCTTTTTTCTTTAATACAGATACAAATAGGCAGAGATAGGATATTTTCTGTACTCATGTTTAGATAGTATAGAAAATACGAGaatattttgtcaaattttaaatgtattttaGAACCAAAACCAAACGAGTTTCTGTTTATAGTTTCTCtggctttttcttttagaaaCAGGTACCCAAAGTGCTGCCCAAGGTACTTGGAACGAGAAATGAcagattttttgttttatttattatttcatatGTATCCGAAATTGGGGTAGAAGTGAAAACAAGTGCAAAGAATTGGCGTGTTTTGATATAAATGCATGGATCCTTCTCAATTGAAGACTTGTGTCCCTTCCAAGGTTTATGGTTGATTGTTTAAGCCTCTTATCTAGCTGCATTATTGATTCTGTCAGGTTCTTGAGGTCTATTTGATTATATCAAACACCACACAGTTTATAGGAGGCTAACTAGTTTATATTCAACTGCAGTAGATGGCTGAGGTATGTGCATATGTGAAACTAATTATCTCTGCCTatttttgttactttcttgtagTTTGATATACTTTGTGCTTTGCAATAGCTTACACATTTGTCCTATAATTTATCATTGCAGGAGGATTACAGGGTTACTCTAAATATTTATGACCTAAGCCAAGGACTTGCTCGTCAGCTTTCAACTACTTTCTTGGGGAAAGCCATTGAGGGCATATGGTGAGTGTATCTCTTTGGTGATGAGTTAAATGCTCTCGATCAGAATGAATAATCAGTTATGTTACTCGACCAATATGGACTCGTAAGGATGTGTAATTTGATGCTTTGATCTGTGGATTTTGAGCAGTTGTTGAAATAGTGCAGAAATAGATATTTTTTCCTAAATCCCGTACATTCTCATGCCTTTactttacttttcttttcctcttgcATTTCTCTGTAGACAGGCCAAATATCTTGaatgttcaattatttttctttttttattgtatattttatttattaaattggcATATCAAAATGTTATTTGTAACTTGCATACTCTGTTTGCTGAACTAGTGTAGAAATTGATAATATATGACGCAGAACATTCTAATGCCTTTGTAGTCATGCTCATGCAATTATCTTGAAtgtttagttttgttttattttatttttccttttacacATCGGAAGGGTGTTAAAAACTTTGGATCTCTATTTGTTTGCAGGCACACTGGAATTGTGGTTTATGGTAATGAGTATTACTTCGGTGCGGGCGTGCAACATTCTCTTGCTGGATCAACACCTTATGGAACTCCGCTTAGAGTGGTAGAATTAGGTGTCACACATGTCCCCAAGGATGTGTTTGAAATGTATTTGCAGGAGATTAGTCCCCGTTACACAGCCGAGACATATAGTTTGCTTACGCACAATTGCAACAACTTTACCAATGAAATTGCCCAATTTTTGGTTGGTTCAACCATTCCAGAATATATCCTACAACTCCCTAATGAAGTAATGAGCAGCCCAATGGGTGCGCTTATATGTAAGTCATAGTCTGCTTTACTCTGTACTTCAAGTCTCAATTGTTATGGTTGTCCGCATCCCCTAGATATGGATAATTTTATTACCAGTGAATTGATAGGCACTATTATTACTAGTAATCTGCGTTTTGAATTTAAAAGATGCTAATGTAAAAATAAGTAGGGAATTTATTTCTCAATATTAGTGGAAGAGCAAATGGGGCAAATGCAATTGCAATCAAAAGTATTTATTCTCTACTAGATAGAGAGTAAGTTCTTATGCAAAATAGAAGAAAGTTGAATTCTATTAAATATGGGTGTTTGAAACTATTTTATGGTAGATGACATTTAAGTGTTTTTATGCATTTGGATGTGGAACTTGATGACATCAATGTTTTCATGCATCTGAATTTgtaacttttatttatttcgtcTTACTTGAACATTCAATGTGGCTTTGCATCTCTGTAAAAATTACTCATCTCTTACTCCCCTCCCATTTTTCTGATAGTTATCTGCAAACTACAATTATCAGGTCTGTGTTGAAGAATTTTCCTTTGTGAATGTAGAATGGTCTCTAGAGTTGCAAGCACAATGTATTATGTGATGTTAACTTGAAACTGCTATAAAGATATGATTATTCCTTAGGCTTTTCCTTTTCATTTATGTTGATGTGTGCTTGGTATTCCATAATCCGAAATCTTATATTTATAATCTCAATTTTCCAGTGCCCATGATACAGAATTTGGAGGCAACGTTGAAGTCAGGTGGAGTTCCTCAGGTACCGCAATTTAGGCCTCCAACAACTAGTCCTTTGCAACCTCCCTTGATTAACACTGCAAAGACTAGCGTTCCTAACTCGTCCACAGATGATGGATCAAAAAGCGGAGATGATAAAACTAAGATGACCGGAAACTCAGTGTCACCCTCTGCGAAACCAACAAGTGAGGCACAACAAATGTCATCTCCTAAAGGGGTTACAGGAGATCCCCTTGGTGATGCTCGCAGTAAGGTTCAAGATGAGATTGTCAAAGAGTTTGCAGCAATTATGGCAACTGGGACAATGCGTGCCAGCGAGGCTGCAGCCCTTGCCACTAAAAGAGTCATGCAAAGATATGGGCAAACTGTGGCGTCATCGTGAGTGCTAGCAACGCTGTCTTTGATGTGAGTTTCAATTTTCCTCACTGGCAATGTTGTTTACCTAATTGATCAATGATACCCTACTGGGTTCCAGATTACCCTATATACTAATGCTAGTATCTATCTCAAGATCGGGGCAAGCAAAATGCATTTTGCCCCTTGGGTTTTCGTGCCTTGTCAAAGGATTCAATATTTTTTGTGTTgtcatttattaattaaaaatgtgACGAACATTGTCTAACGATTCTACTTTTCTTGGAATGCATTCTTTTAAAGTAGTATTTTAAGCTGTGGCTTTTCTTGATTTAGTAATTATAGTtacataatattattttttccccGACTGTCTCTGTCGAGTGAAGCTTTTGTTAGTGACCGGAGGTCCCTATTGCACGTTAGTAATGATTCTGTATATTATTTCTCAATATTCTTGAGGTAATATTTAAAATGGCTTTTGAAATTGGATTTTCGACTCAATTTAACCTTCTAATTGATCCAAATTAGTTTTTGAGGTAAAGGAGTTCAAAACAAGGTGGAGCAAGAAGTACAAAGCAACTAAGAACAAAAAAACAAGCACAaagaaactaaagaaaaataaagattaaagTAATACTTGCTGCTCTATTCcagaatattttattatttttttatttttttgagtaaAGGAAAAATAGGTTACATTTTTGTCTCtagtaattgaaaaatacttttgaaAAATACTTTCAAGTCTCTAATGTCTTTAAAAGTTAGACAGATTAGTCCTTCCGTCCAAATGCCTTCGTTAGATCCAACGGAAAAGCCTGACGTGGCTTCtgtttgtcatgcgtacgcgtgcgtgggttatgcgtacgcgtcgcatgacAGACTTCCCTCTTACGCGTATGCGTGTGCGTcgccatgaattctccacttcatcctaaattctccactttgcatattttttttttttttcatttctttcaagCCATTTTTGCGTTCAAAACtttaaatcaatcaaacaaacatatcaagatatcaaatgggagaaaagtaaattaaatttagcaattaagGGTGTGTTTGGCTTAGCGTTTGAAGCATCAAACGTATGTTTAGTTTTTTTGAAAGTTTCACTTTTTAGTTTGGCTATTTCTTCTTCTGAACGTAAACATGATTCTGCTCTTCAACCCAAGTTTAGCCAAAGCTAAAAATGATAGCTTTTGCGTTTATATTTTCATCTATCTTccaattttgttcttcattattcatatgatttattttgttgctttttttataatattttttctctagtACTCTCTCatggatattattattctttatagaattcttattttttttgtttatatatattttttagctattatttttttgtatagaataataatagtaaaattagagcgtactaaaaaagagtactaagaaTACTAAAAATTTCTATATAAAAATACGGAAAAGCTCTACATCCATGTAAAAATTACATGGATGGTATCTAGCGGTGGCAAAACTGGTCGAGCCCGTCGGGCCGAtccgctaaacccgctaaaaaggcgggtcgggctaggatttggagctcgccaaattaaaaaaaaaaaccgccaaacccgcaccgccaaattagcgggttttggcggggcggggcgggccgaTCCGCCGGGtcgaagatttttttttttattaaataaaagagtgattactattataaaattaataattatagaatttttaaacacttttttttcattttttgtttttattcttcttttagttattaactttatttattttattttacaatttcgtatatatgctcaaattatgtgacttattttttaaaataaagatgattctattgacaaatattattttgaacaattttattaaagttaaaaattaaaaaaataataataaaattatattataatttgactattttttatttgtatttgattttttaattattattttttggttaattttaatgaattttattttaaaaaaaaagaagcgagCTAGCCCGCAaacccgccaatccgccataaagcgaggcaggctagcattttgaacccattttagttggcggggTGGGCCGGTCCGCCCCGTTTATGGGACGGGCCTAGGCGGGGCGGGACGGGTTGGGGCGGgccggcccgctttgccacccctaatggTATCCAAGTAACTTTCACTCCATGTCCCACACACTCGTTTGTTTTACACGCGCCTTTTATAACATATATAAGGTAATCCTTATTTTTTATGATCAACGTTTCTCAACGTAAACCTTTTCATACAACGTAAACTTCTTTCGCGTCTTCAACCTAATTAAATTCCTTGTTCTCCTCTTTCgcgtttttcttctctgcattaTGGATCTGGATTGATTCAATGCAATTAGCTTCgtcgttcatcttcttcttcgttttcttcttcgatctacacttttgaattgaaacattgaatgaatcaacttcaaatcagttgaatgagtgcgatttggatgattcttctgaaacgcatcaatttga is a window from the Arachis hypogaea cultivar Tifrunner chromosome 17, arahy.Tifrunner.gnm2.J5K5, whole genome shotgun sequence genome containing:
- the LOC112764702 gene encoding uncharacterized protein, with translation MAEEDYRVTLNIYDLSQGLARQLSTTFLGKAIEGIWHTGIVVYGNEYYFGAGVQHSLAGSTPYGTPLRVVELGVTHVPKDVFEMYLQEISPRYTAETYSLLTHNCNNFTNEIAQFLVGSTIPEYILQLPNEVMSSPMGALILPMIQNLEATLKSGGVPQVPQFRPPTTSPLQPPLINTAKTSVPNSSTDDGSKSGDDKTKMTGNSVSPSAKPTSEAQQMSSPKGVTGDPLGDARSKVQDEIVKEFAAIMATGTMRASEAAALATKRVMQRYGQTVASS